A genomic region of Zalophus californianus isolate mZalCal1 chromosome 11, mZalCal1.pri.v2, whole genome shotgun sequence contains the following coding sequences:
- the CHRM1 gene encoding muscarinic acetylcholine receptor M1 isoform X1: MNTSAPPAVSPNITVLAPGKGPWQVAFIGITTGLLSLATVTGNLLVLISFKVNTELKTVNNYFLLSLACADLIIGTFSMNLYTTYLLMGHWALGTLACDLWLALDYVASNASVMNLLLISFDRYFSVTRPLSYRAKRTPRRAALMIGLAWLVSFILWAPAILFWQYLVGERTVLAGQCYIQFLSQPIITFGTAMAAFYLPVTVMCTLYWRIYRETENRARELAALQGSETPGKGGGSSSSSERSQRGTEGSPETPPGRCCRCCRAPRLLQAYSWKEDEEEDEGSMESLTSSEGEEPGSEVVIKMPMVDPEAQAPAKQPPRSSPNTVKRPTRKGRERAGKGQKPRGKDQLAKRKTFSLVKEKKAARTLSAILLAFILTWTPYNIMVLVSTFCKNCVPETLWELGYWLCYVNSTINPMCYALCNKAFRDTFRLLLLCRWDKRRWRKIPKRPGSVHRTPSRQC, encoded by the coding sequence ATGAATACCTCGGCCCCACCCGCTGTCAGCCCCAACATCACCGTCCTGGCCCCAGGAAAGGGGCCCTGGCAAGTGGCCTTCATTGGGATCACCACAGGCCTCCTGTCCCTGGCCACGGTGACAGGCAACCTGCTGGTACTCATCTCCTTCAAGGTCAACACTGAGCTCAAGACAGTCAACAACTACTTCCTGCTCAGCCTGGCCTGTGCTGACCTCATCATCGGTACCTTCTCCATGAACCTCTACACCACGTATCTGCTCATGGGCCACTGGGCTCTGGGCACACTGGCCTGCGACCTCTGGCTGGCGCTGGACTACGTCGCGAGCAACGCCTCCGTCATGAACCTGCTGCTCATCAGTTTCGACCGCTACTTCTCCGTGACCCGGCCCCTGAGCTATCGAGCCAAGCGCACACCCCGCCGGGCGGCGCTGATGATCGGCCTGGCCTGGCTGGTCTCCTTCATCCTGTGGGCCCCGGCCATCCTTTTCTGGCAGTACCTGGTAGGGGAGCGGACGGTCCTGGCCGGCCAGTGCTACATCCAGTTCCTGTCCCAGCCCATCATCACCTTCGGCACGGCCATGGCCGCCTTCTACCTCCCCGTCACGGTCATGTGCACACTCTACTGGCGCATCTACCGGGAGACGGAGAACCGGGCCCGGGAGCTGGCGGCCCTGCAGGGCTCCGAGACACCCGGTAAGGGgggtggcagcagcagcagctccgaGCGGTCCCAGCGGGGGACTGAGGGCTCCCCAGAGACCCCTCCGGgccgctgctgccgctgctgccgGGCACCCAGGCTGCTGCAGGCCTACAGCTGGAAGGAAGACGAAGAAGAGGACGAAGGCTCCATGGAGTCCCTCACGTCCTCGGAGGGTGAGGAGCCTGGCTCTGAGGTGGTGATCAAGATGCCCATGGTGGACCCCGAGGCGCAAGCCCCCGCCAAGCAGCCCCCCCGGAGCTCCCCCAACACGGTCAAGAGGCCAACCCGGAAAGGGCGTGAGCGAGCGGGCAAGGGCCAGAAGCCCCGAGGGAAGGATCAGCTGGCCAAGCGGAAGACCTTCTCGCTGGTCAAGGAGAAGAAGGCGGCGCGGACCCTGAGTGCCATTCTGCTGGCCTTCATCCTCACCTGGACACCATACAACATCATGGTGCTGGTGTCCACTTTCTGCAAGAACTGTGTCCCCGAGACCCTGTGGGAGCTGGGCTACTGGCTGTGCTACGTCAACAGCACCATCAACCCCATGTGCTACGCGCTCTGCAACAAAGCCTTCCGGGACACCTTCCGCCTGTTACTGCTTTGCCGCTGGGACAAGCGTCGCTGGCGCAAGATCCCCAAGCGCCCCGGCTCTGTGCACCGCACCCCCTCCCGCCAATGCTGA
- the CHRM1 gene encoding muscarinic acetylcholine receptor M1 isoform X2, with protein MGTLTPTNPIHLQPPQDGLNQVAGQTDKLDAKVNTELKTVNNYFLLSLACADLIIGTFSMNLYTTYLLMGHWALGTLACDLWLALDYVASNASVMNLLLISFDRYFSVTRPLSYRAKRTPRRAALMIGLAWLVSFILWAPAILFWQYLVGERTVLAGQCYIQFLSQPIITFGTAMAAFYLPVTVMCTLYWRIYRETENRARELAALQGSETPGKGGGSSSSSERSQRGTEGSPETPPGRCCRCCRAPRLLQAYSWKEDEEEDEGSMESLTSSEGEEPGSEVVIKMPMVDPEAQAPAKQPPRSSPNTVKRPTRKGRERAGKGQKPRGKDQLAKRKTFSLVKEKKAARTLSAILLAFILTWTPYNIMVLVSTFCKNCVPETLWELGYWLCYVNSTINPMCYALCNKAFRDTFRLLLLCRWDKRRWRKIPKRPGSVHRTPSRQC; from the coding sequence GTCAACACTGAGCTCAAGACAGTCAACAACTACTTCCTGCTCAGCCTGGCCTGTGCTGACCTCATCATCGGTACCTTCTCCATGAACCTCTACACCACGTATCTGCTCATGGGCCACTGGGCTCTGGGCACACTGGCCTGCGACCTCTGGCTGGCGCTGGACTACGTCGCGAGCAACGCCTCCGTCATGAACCTGCTGCTCATCAGTTTCGACCGCTACTTCTCCGTGACCCGGCCCCTGAGCTATCGAGCCAAGCGCACACCCCGCCGGGCGGCGCTGATGATCGGCCTGGCCTGGCTGGTCTCCTTCATCCTGTGGGCCCCGGCCATCCTTTTCTGGCAGTACCTGGTAGGGGAGCGGACGGTCCTGGCCGGCCAGTGCTACATCCAGTTCCTGTCCCAGCCCATCATCACCTTCGGCACGGCCATGGCCGCCTTCTACCTCCCCGTCACGGTCATGTGCACACTCTACTGGCGCATCTACCGGGAGACGGAGAACCGGGCCCGGGAGCTGGCGGCCCTGCAGGGCTCCGAGACACCCGGTAAGGGgggtggcagcagcagcagctccgaGCGGTCCCAGCGGGGGACTGAGGGCTCCCCAGAGACCCCTCCGGgccgctgctgccgctgctgccgGGCACCCAGGCTGCTGCAGGCCTACAGCTGGAAGGAAGACGAAGAAGAGGACGAAGGCTCCATGGAGTCCCTCACGTCCTCGGAGGGTGAGGAGCCTGGCTCTGAGGTGGTGATCAAGATGCCCATGGTGGACCCCGAGGCGCAAGCCCCCGCCAAGCAGCCCCCCCGGAGCTCCCCCAACACGGTCAAGAGGCCAACCCGGAAAGGGCGTGAGCGAGCGGGCAAGGGCCAGAAGCCCCGAGGGAAGGATCAGCTGGCCAAGCGGAAGACCTTCTCGCTGGTCAAGGAGAAGAAGGCGGCGCGGACCCTGAGTGCCATTCTGCTGGCCTTCATCCTCACCTGGACACCATACAACATCATGGTGCTGGTGTCCACTTTCTGCAAGAACTGTGTCCCCGAGACCCTGTGGGAGCTGGGCTACTGGCTGTGCTACGTCAACAGCACCATCAACCCCATGTGCTACGCGCTCTGCAACAAAGCCTTCCGGGACACCTTCCGCCTGTTACTGCTTTGCCGCTGGGACAAGCGTCGCTGGCGCAAGATCCCCAAGCGCCCCGGCTCTGTGCACCGCACCCCCTCCCGCCAATGCTGA